The following coding sequences lie in one Prevotella sp. oral taxon 299 str. F0039 genomic window:
- a CDS encoding cobaltochelatase subunit CobN has translation MKKKIIIAAITIIVIILSTWGWSHWFSRTRIAFVNYQAIELAQISRANENGMIKIENLSAENLDELNKYDMVFVQAMGLKLTDEQRKFITMAAQKGVPILSTMITTPENDFTTIDKVSADTLRLYLGNGGRQNYRNLALYVRKYIDAKFFKAPTPQHVVEHILGLLHHRPKTEDKAADDLQFNSVKEYNAYLKKQGWWNEGAPAIVVMGPMGEPASLIARLEQTGNNVYPVNDIRKFIEEGHADSIPLRAVINMAHGRVGDNLVAFLQQKNIPLFAPLNVNQPERDWRNDKQGMTGGFLSQSVTMPEIDGAILPFALFAHYKGKDGLDYVDAIPDRLNTFVKTVNHYIRLKDIPNSKKRVAIYYYKGPGQNALTASGMDVCSSLFNLLTTMKQQGYNVQGLPSSAEGLEKLIQQQGAVLGTYAKGTIAHFIHAGHPALVNKEEYDKWVKASIVGEKYKEVVMKNGEFPGNYLATDKGELAIPRIQLGNIVLMPQLAVSTEGNSFKIAHGTDAAPSHAFIASYLWMQHAFKADVLVHFGTHGSMEFTPKKQIALSNEDWSDRLVGSIPHIYIYTVGNVGEGVIAKRRSYACLQTYLTQPYMKNDVCAMYKALLDKMDVYHTKVAKKLPGITETALQVKAMVVKMGIHRDLQLDANLKHPYNEQQMQQIDNFIEELATEKIGGHLYTLGVPYDTQGLHSTVMAMCADPIAYAQFAVDKQKGRASDVMMKQRALFVQHYLYPAQKLVDKLLANPSLGNPKMVCQVLGIAPAELQKAHHLCEALNAPSSMMAMMQGMSKKSPMAKGMKKNMNSMKGNMPKGMGGMRMQKPSFSSHEKDLAFAVIEAERTIMNVAKYRKLLIQSPAMELKSILNAMNGGYTSPSPGGDPVTNPNTLPTGRNMYSINAETTPSEAAWEQGKQLAENTIALYRQHHHDSIPRKVSFTLWSSEFIETQGASIAQILYLLGVEPVRDFFGRISDIKLIPSKELGRPRIDVVVQTSGQLRDLAASRLFLINRAVEMAAAAHDDKYENMVSEGVKETERVLTEKGVSPKEARSMAARRVFGGVNGSYGTNIQSMVMSSDQWENRSEIADTYLNNMGAFYGDDKEWEDFKQYAFEAALTRTDVIVQPRQSNLWGALSLDHVYEFMGGLNVAVTKVTGKEPDAYISDMRNHYNMHMQDLKEAVGIESRTTIFNPAYIKEHIKSGKEGADEFAKTIQNTFGWNVMRTNVIDQQFWNKIYQVYIKDEYKVGIQKYFEQKNPAAIEEITAVMLEGVRKGMWKPTHEQIKTLALRHMDLVNRFNPSCSGFVCNNNKLRQFIAKEGADNAVQQQQYLRNINQIREKATDGKQGMIMKKETLSDNQNTTSDSVNGTVIIIVVLIAIIAVALIVRHNRKMR, from the coding sequence ATGAAAAAGAAAATTATCATTGCCGCTATTACAATAATAGTCATTATTTTGTCAACATGGGGATGGAGTCATTGGTTCTCACGTACCCGTATTGCATTTGTAAATTATCAAGCCATTGAACTTGCTCAAATTAGTCGTGCCAACGAGAATGGAATGATTAAGATAGAAAATTTAAGTGCAGAAAATCTTGACGAGCTCAACAAGTACGACATGGTGTTTGTGCAAGCCATGGGGTTGAAACTTACTGATGAACAACGCAAGTTCATCACGATGGCTGCCCAAAAGGGGGTTCCGATACTAAGTACGATGATAACAACTCCCGAAAACGATTTTACGACCATTGACAAGGTAAGTGCTGACACCTTGCGGCTGTACCTGGGAAACGGAGGACGACAAAACTATCGTAATCTCGCTTTGTATGTACGTAAATATATTGACGCTAAATTCTTTAAGGCTCCAACGCCACAACATGTGGTAGAACATATACTAGGGCTGTTGCATCATCGTCCGAAAACAGAGGATAAGGCTGCCGATGATTTGCAGTTTAACTCTGTAAAAGAATACAATGCTTACTTAAAAAAACAGGGGTGGTGGAACGAAGGCGCACCAGCAATAGTGGTCATGGGTCCGATGGGCGAACCTGCCTCGTTGATTGCACGATTGGAACAAACAGGAAATAATGTTTATCCTGTTAACGACATTCGAAAATTTATAGAAGAGGGACATGCTGACAGCATTCCTCTGCGTGCAGTTATCAATATGGCACATGGACGAGTTGGTGATAATTTGGTAGCTTTCTTGCAGCAAAAGAACATTCCTTTGTTCGCTCCGCTCAACGTAAACCAGCCTGAGAGGGATTGGCGTAATGACAAACAGGGAATGACGGGGGGATTTTTATCGCAAAGCGTAACTATGCCAGAGATAGATGGAGCTATCCTTCCGTTTGCTCTTTTCGCCCATTATAAGGGAAAAGACGGTCTTGATTATGTAGATGCGATACCCGACAGATTGAACACTTTTGTGAAAACGGTAAACCATTATATTCGCTTGAAAGATATACCAAACAGCAAAAAACGTGTTGCCATTTATTATTACAAGGGGCCTGGGCAAAATGCCTTAACAGCAAGTGGTATGGATGTCTGCTCTTCATTGTTCAATTTGCTCACCACCATGAAGCAACAGGGGTATAACGTGCAAGGTCTTCCGTCATCTGCAGAGGGACTTGAAAAACTCATTCAACAACAAGGAGCGGTTTTGGGTACATATGCCAAAGGCACCATCGCTCATTTCATTCATGCAGGGCATCCTGCACTGGTAAATAAAGAGGAATATGATAAATGGGTAAAGGCGTCTATTGTTGGTGAGAAATATAAGGAAGTAGTAATGAAGAATGGAGAATTTCCCGGTAATTATTTAGCGACAGACAAAGGTGAATTGGCTATACCACGAATACAATTGGGCAATATTGTTCTCATGCCTCAACTTGCTGTTAGCACGGAGGGTAATTCCTTCAAGATTGCACACGGAACAGATGCGGCTCCCTCTCATGCTTTCATTGCGTCTTATTTGTGGATGCAACATGCCTTTAAGGCTGATGTGTTGGTGCATTTTGGTACACATGGCAGCATGGAGTTTACGCCCAAAAAGCAAATTGCTTTGAGCAATGAGGACTGGTCCGATAGATTAGTGGGTTCAATTCCTCATATATATATATACACAGTAGGCAATGTTGGCGAGGGGGTTATTGCCAAACGTCGTTCGTATGCTTGCTTGCAAACCTATCTTACACAGCCTTATATGAAAAATGACGTATGCGCCATGTACAAGGCATTATTGGATAAAATGGATGTGTATCATACTAAAGTGGCTAAAAAACTTCCTGGTATAACGGAAACAGCCTTGCAAGTGAAGGCGATGGTTGTGAAAATGGGCATTCACCGCGACTTGCAATTAGATGCGAACCTTAAGCACCCGTACAATGAACAGCAGATGCAACAGATAGACAACTTTATTGAAGAATTGGCAACCGAAAAGATTGGTGGGCATTTGTACACGTTGGGAGTACCTTATGATACCCAAGGCTTGCACTCTACGGTTATGGCTATGTGTGCCGATCCTATTGCATATGCGCAATTTGCTGTAGACAAGCAAAAGGGGAGGGCATCTGATGTCATGATGAAACAACGCGCTTTGTTCGTACAACATTATCTTTACCCCGCTCAGAAGTTAGTTGATAAACTTCTTGCAAACCCTTCTCTTGGCAATCCAAAAATGGTGTGCCAAGTATTAGGTATCGCTCCTGCCGAATTGCAAAAAGCACATCATCTTTGCGAGGCACTTAATGCGCCATCTAGTATGATGGCTATGATGCAAGGCATGAGTAAAAAGTCACCGATGGCTAAAGGTATGAAAAAGAACATGAATTCCATGAAAGGAAATATGCCAAAGGGAATGGGTGGCATGAGAATGCAAAAGCCTTCGTTCTCATCTCATGAAAAGGATTTAGCATTTGCTGTCATAGAAGCCGAACGAACAATTATGAACGTGGCGAAATACCGCAAATTGCTGATACAAAGCCCCGCAATGGAATTGAAAAGCATTCTTAATGCAATGAATGGTGGCTACACATCGCCTTCACCAGGGGGCGATCCTGTGACGAATCCCAACACATTGCCAACAGGGCGTAACATGTATAGCATTAATGCCGAAACAACTCCCAGCGAAGCTGCATGGGAACAAGGTAAACAACTGGCAGAAAACACCATTGCCCTGTATCGGCAACATCACCATGACAGCATTCCAAGAAAAGTGAGCTTTACGCTTTGGAGTAGTGAATTTATTGAAACACAAGGCGCATCTATTGCACAGATTTTATACCTTTTGGGGGTAGAACCCGTTCGTGACTTCTTTGGACGCATATCAGACATCAAGCTTATTCCGTCAAAAGAGTTAGGACGTCCACGCATAGATGTAGTTGTACAGACCTCTGGACAGTTGCGAGACTTAGCCGCATCACGTTTATTCTTAATCAACAGGGCTGTCGAAATGGCCGCCGCTGCTCATGATGATAAGTATGAAAACATGGTAAGCGAGGGAGTAAAGGAGACCGAGCGAGTGCTGACAGAGAAAGGTGTTTCACCAAAAGAAGCACGAAGCATGGCTGCACGACGGGTGTTTGGCGGAGTAAATGGCAGTTATGGCACCAACATACAGTCGATGGTAATGAGTAGCGACCAATGGGAAAACCGTTCAGAGATAGCGGATACCTATCTTAATAATATGGGAGCTTTCTATGGTGATGACAAAGAGTGGGAGGATTTTAAACAATATGCCTTCGAAGCTGCTCTTACTCGTACAGATGTCATAGTTCAACCGCGACAAAGTAACCTATGGGGAGCATTAAGCTTAGACCATGTTTATGAGTTTATGGGCGGGCTCAACGTAGCCGTAACCAAGGTAACAGGCAAAGAGCCGGATGCTTACATTAGTGATATGCGTAATCATTACAATATGCATATGCAAGATTTGAAAGAGGCGGTGGGTATAGAGAGCCGAACAACTATCTTCAATCCTGCTTACATCAAAGAGCATATCAAGAGCGGAAAAGAGGGTGCTGATGAGTTTGCCAAAACCATACAAAACACTTTTGGTTGGAACGTGATGCGTACCAACGTGATTGACCAACAGTTTTGGAATAAAATTTATCAAGTTTACATAAAAGACGAATATAAAGTAGGAATACAGAAGTATTTTGAACAAAAAAATCCTGCAGCTATAGAAGAGATAACAGCCGTGATGCTGGAAGGCGTACGCAAAGGAATGTGGAAACCTACGCACGAACAAATAAAGACCTTGGCTTTGCGGCACATGGACTTAGTGAACCGCTTTAACCCCTCATGTTCAGGATTTGTGTGTAACAATAATAAACTTCGTCAGTTTATCGCAAAGGAGGGAGCGGACAATGCCGTTCAACAGCAACAATATCTCCGAAACATTAATCAGATTAGAGAGAAGGCAACTGATGGCAAACAGGGTATGATCATGAAGAAGGAAACTCTGTCTGACAATCAGAATACTACCTCTGACTCCGTAAATGGTACAGTTATTATCATTGTTGTACTTATTGCCATAATTGCTGTTGCACTCATTGTGCGCCACAATCGTAAAATGCGATAA
- a CDS encoding IS5 family transposase, giving the protein MKKTTTYRQSKQESLFEKEFTLKALSAMGNPLEQVSALFDFEFFHPTLEKTLLTEDCKTSAGRRPIDVVLMFKVIFLQRYYVLGDHQIEYQIIGSTFVEAPRQRNTRREKTTIKNGKGDELWNDNPHKKCHKDIDARWTKKREEKHYGYKGHTKVDKKSKFIESYHTTVSSTHDSNVISQLITDKDKGQRLYLDAGYEGRKDVVKANVMRPVICEKGHRNHPLTKKQKKRNRKKSKRRCRMEHVFGFIEGVMHGSFVRTIGIARAKASFVLTCLVYNIFRYCQINKYQPQLLSCKG; this is encoded by the coding sequence ATGAAGAAAACGACTACATATCGCCAATCAAAACAGGAGAGTCTCTTTGAAAAAGAGTTTACTCTCAAGGCTCTTTCCGCAATGGGCAATCCGCTGGAGCAGGTATCCGCTCTTTTTGATTTCGAATTCTTTCACCCCACATTAGAGAAGACTCTACTCACAGAGGATTGTAAGACTTCAGCAGGGCGTAGACCGATAGATGTCGTTCTTATGTTCAAAGTCATATTTCTCCAACGTTATTATGTTCTGGGCGACCACCAGATAGAATATCAGATTATTGGCTCCACCTTCGTTGAAGCCCCCAGGCAGCGCAACACTCGCAGGGAAAAGACTACCATCAAGAACGGCAAGGGAGATGAGCTTTGGAACGACAACCCACACAAGAAATGCCACAAGGACATTGACGCACGTTGGACTAAGAAACGGGAGGAGAAACATTATGGATACAAAGGTCATACGAAGGTTGACAAGAAATCAAAATTCATAGAGTCCTACCATACCACAGTATCAAGCACCCATGACTCCAATGTTATCTCGCAGCTTATCACGGACAAGGACAAAGGCCAGCGCCTTTATCTTGATGCTGGATATGAGGGCAGGAAAGATGTTGTCAAGGCCAATGTGATGCGTCCCGTCATCTGCGAGAAGGGACACCGCAATCATCCATTAACCAAGAAGCAGAAGAAACGTAACCGCAAGAAATCAAAGCGTAGATGCCGCATGGAACACGTCTTCGGCTTCATTGAAGGAGTCATGCATGGTTCCTTTGTCAGAACAATTGGTATTGCCAGAGCAAAAGCGAGTTTTGTGCTCACCTGTCTTGTTTACAACATCTTTAGATATTGCCAAATCAACAAATATCAGCCACAACTTCTCTCTTGCAAAGGATAA
- a CDS encoding MotA/TolQ/ExbB proton channel family protein — protein MTYISDFLFWITTGLLIPVIVILLLLFIRALLLLGTFFGQYLGMRHTIRVIKKHFDTLTVDGLTSLKEQLPTQRTLPLLVYAHRILDAKGSEQHIERLLSQFEIDYNKEIGTPALLAKLGPQLGLMGTLIPMGPALVGLSTGDIASMAYNMQVAFATTVIGLFSAGVGMITMQVKRRWFMQQRTQLEFLADLILENKGRV, from the coding sequence ATGACTTATATTTCAGATTTTCTTTTTTGGATTACCACAGGACTTTTAATTCCTGTCATCGTAATTTTATTGTTGCTCTTTATCCGAGCATTACTCTTGTTAGGGACATTCTTTGGGCAGTATCTTGGTATGCGACATACGATCCGTGTCATTAAAAAGCATTTCGACACTCTTACCGTCGATGGATTGACCAGTCTCAAAGAGCAGTTGCCTACGCAAAGAACGTTGCCTCTTTTGGTTTATGCGCATCGCATCTTAGATGCGAAAGGAAGCGAGCAACATATTGAGAGGTTGCTTTCCCAATTTGAAATAGATTATAATAAAGAGATAGGCACGCCTGCCTTGTTGGCTAAATTAGGACCACAGTTGGGACTTATGGGGACGCTTATTCCCATGGGACCTGCTCTTGTGGGATTGTCAACAGGCGACATTGCTTCTATGGCGTACAATATGCAAGTGGCTTTTGCTACAACCGTCATAGGATTATTCTCGGCAGGAGTAGGAATGATAACGATGCAAGTTAAGCGGCGTTGGTTCATGCAGCAGCGCACACAATTAGAGTTCTTGGCGGATTTAATCTTAGAAAACAAGGGAAGGGTATGA
- a CDS encoding DUF2149 domain-containing protein, whose protein sequence is MRRRRRYASSSNDEDFNPMSVVGNLFDVSMVFAVALMVALVTRYKMPEMFSSQDFTLVKNPGKENMEIITKKGKKIERYTPSNDQNNTDGTKGKKIGIAYELDNGQVIYVPE, encoded by the coding sequence ATGAGAAGACGTCGCCGTTATGCATCATCTTCAAACGATGAAGATTTTAATCCCATGAGTGTGGTGGGCAATCTTTTTGACGTGTCTATGGTCTTTGCCGTGGCTCTCATGGTGGCATTGGTAACACGATACAAGATGCCAGAGATGTTTAGTAGTCAGGATTTTACGTTGGTAAAAAATCCAGGTAAAGAAAATATGGAGATTATTACCAAAAAAGGTAAAAAGATAGAGCGGTATACTCCTTCCAATGATCAAAATAATACCGACGGTACCAAGGGAAAAAAAATAGGAATAGCATATGAATTAGATAATGGACAGGTAATATATGTGCCTGAATGA
- a CDS encoding site-specific integrase, with the protein MNIKRNIIFTLESRKKDGVLITENVPIRMRVNFASKRIEFTTGYRIDATKWDADKQRVKNGCSNKLKQSASEINASLLEYYTEIQAIFKKFEVEEAMPTPEQIKEAFNALHKPASEEPKTKEKVLPCDFFQVFDDFVEDCGRQNDWTDSTYEKFAAVKNHLTNFREGLTFEFFDERGLNDYISYLRDVKEMRNTTIGKQLSFLKWFLRWAFKKGVHQNNAYDSYKPKLKSTQKKIIFLTWDELNRFREFKIPSNKQALERVRDVFLFQCFTGLRYSDVFNLRRSDIKGDHIEVTTVKTSDSLIIELNNHSKAILDKYKDVAFEHDKVLPVITNQKMNDYLKELAEMAGIDEPVRQTYYKGNERIDDVTPKYALLGTHAGRRTFICNALALGIPPQVVMKWTGHSDYKAMKPYIDIADDIKANAMSKFNQL; encoded by the coding sequence ATGAACATCAAACGGAATATCATTTTCACATTGGAGAGCAGGAAGAAGGATGGAGTTCTTATCACAGAGAACGTACCTATTCGTATGCGCGTTAATTTTGCGTCCAAGCGGATTGAGTTTACCACTGGCTACCGCATCGATGCTACCAAGTGGGATGCAGATAAGCAGCGTGTGAAGAATGGTTGTAGCAACAAGTTGAAACAATCGGCTTCTGAAATCAACGCTTCGCTCTTGGAGTATTATACAGAAATACAGGCAATCTTTAAGAAGTTTGAGGTAGAGGAGGCAATGCCAACACCCGAACAGATTAAGGAGGCTTTCAATGCTTTGCACAAACCTGCGAGCGAAGAGCCTAAGACAAAGGAGAAAGTATTGCCTTGCGATTTCTTTCAGGTGTTTGATGATTTCGTGGAGGATTGTGGGCGACAGAACGACTGGACAGATTCTACTTATGAGAAGTTTGCAGCCGTGAAAAATCATTTGACCAACTTTCGTGAAGGACTTACCTTTGAGTTCTTCGACGAGCGAGGTTTGAATGATTACATTAGTTATCTGCGTGATGTAAAGGAGATGCGCAACACAACCATTGGCAAGCAACTGAGTTTCTTGAAATGGTTTTTGCGCTGGGCTTTCAAGAAAGGTGTACATCAAAACAACGCCTACGATAGTTATAAGCCTAAGCTCAAGAGTACCCAAAAGAAAATCATCTTCCTCACTTGGGATGAACTCAACCGTTTCCGAGAGTTCAAGATCCCTTCCAACAAGCAGGCTCTCGAACGTGTGCGTGATGTATTTCTCTTCCAATGCTTCACTGGCTTGCGTTATTCAGATGTATTCAACCTCCGTAGGAGTGATATTAAAGGCGACCATATTGAAGTTACAACGGTCAAGACTTCCGATAGTTTGATTATAGAACTGAATAATCACAGCAAAGCGATTCTTGATAAGTACAAGGATGTGGCGTTTGAGCATGACAAGGTATTGCCAGTGATTACCAATCAGAAGATGAACGATTATCTTAAGGAATTGGCAGAAATGGCTGGGATTGACGAGCCTGTGCGTCAAACTTATTATAAAGGCAATGAGCGCATAGACGATGTTACACCTAAATATGCCTTGCTTGGCACGCACGCTGGTCGCAGAACGTTCATCTGTAATGCCCTCGCTTTGGGCATTCCTCCGCAGGTGGTGATGAAATGGACGGGGCATAGTGACTACAAGGCGATGAAGCCGTATATTGACATTGCAGACGACATTAAGGCGAATGCTATGAGCAAGTTCAATCAATTATAA
- a CDS encoding YhcG family protein has protein sequence MSQDKIQKADNQDLSLVVRAIGTDLEHTQVRVIASANADMLFHYWKVGHFILYLQKKEGWGSKVIDNLSKAIRSQYADKKGYSTRNLIYMCQFAKAYPMEVLTEMGKVEELLNSPSVDNVLQLTNELNQFTQEPLAQIQAAGIRGDIIMQEPLAQLGDVSETLSAIYHSDISQIEEIFKHSAVVRTNWASHVILLNSKLPLGERYWYITQAVANGWSSNVLQMQIETNLFARQITAKKVSNFSVRLPKPQSDLANYLMKDPYIFDMMGQTDKMAERDVERQLVSHITKYLLEMGSGFAFVAQQKHFEVGDSDFYADLILYNIQLHAYVVIELKATPFKPEYMGQLNFYINVVDDTLRGEHDNKTIGLLLCNGGDKVVAQYALSGYDQPIGVSDYQLTKAIPDNLKSALPTIEEVEEELTKIVEQDK, from the coding sequence ATGAGCCAAGATAAAATACAGAAAGCAGATAATCAAGATTTATCTCTCGTTGTACGAGCTATTGGTACTGACCTCGAGCATACACAAGTGCGCGTGATTGCTTCGGCTAATGCTGATATGCTCTTCCATTATTGGAAAGTAGGGCATTTCATTCTCTACCTCCAAAAGAAAGAAGGTTGGGGAAGCAAAGTCATTGACAACTTATCCAAGGCGATACGCTCACAATATGCAGATAAGAAGGGGTATTCCACTCGTAATCTTATCTATATGTGCCAGTTTGCAAAGGCTTATCCTATGGAGGTTCTAACGGAAATGGGTAAGGTTGAAGAGTTGCTTAATAGTCCTTCGGTTGATAATGTATTACAACTCACAAATGAACTCAATCAATTTACGCAAGAGCCTCTTGCGCAAATACAAGCAGCAGGTATTCGGGGAGATATAATTATGCAAGAACCTCTTGCACAATTAGGAGATGTTTCTGAAACGCTGTCTGCTATCTATCACAGCGATATCAGTCAGATAGAGGAAATCTTCAAGCACTCAGCCGTAGTTCGCACGAACTGGGCAAGCCATGTAATTTTACTTAATAGCAAACTACCTTTAGGTGAACGCTATTGGTATATCACACAGGCAGTTGCCAATGGTTGGAGCAGCAATGTTCTGCAAATGCAAATTGAAACCAACCTTTTCGCACGGCAGATTACGGCAAAGAAAGTGAGCAACTTCTCAGTACGATTACCCAAACCACAAAGCGACCTTGCCAATTATCTGATGAAGGATCCTTATATATTTGATATGATGGGGCAAACAGATAAAATGGCAGAACGAGACGTTGAACGGCAATTGGTTTCTCATATCACTAAATATCTTTTGGAAATGGGCAGTGGCTTTGCGTTTGTAGCACAGCAGAAACACTTTGAAGTAGGTGATTCTGATTTCTATGCCGACCTCATTCTCTACAATATCCAACTGCACGCCTATGTGGTTATCGAACTTAAAGCGACACCATTCAAGCCCGAATATATGGGACAACTCAACTTCTATATCAATGTTGTTGATGATACCCTCCGTGGCGAACACGACAACAAGACGATCGGCTTGCTCCTCTGCAATGGTGGCGACAAAGTAGTGGCGCAATATGCCCTCTCTGGCTACGACCAGCCTATCGGTGTTAGCGATTATCAACTAACAAAGGCTATTCCAGACAATTTGAAGTCTGCCTTACCTACAATTGAAGAAGTCGAGGAAGAACTAACTAAGATTGTAGAGCAAGATAAATAA
- a CDS encoding DUF2971 domain-containing protein — protein sequence MIGYKYRANAIEGKDSTRDIESLLNDEIWASSFRNLNDPFEATYTDEISKVLPIFNQVFNVNISDIQKNWKELMTFRDKLGIYSLSTSDKDFPDNELMWAHYANSHKGFCIAYDVEKLEDSEKFSLDVNRMTINYSEKPPQIEITDIKSPNFIIKLFGTKSLVWQYEKEIRLLYTNYGMKKYNPFALKAIYFGLNMDKQYQAQIIEKLENRDVKFYKMERKDKSYNLVPTLICENQRKIENKLSSDQYEILKIEHNHTVENFHVLYKGIKKDKESLIIFSSKFREQYATKPSNINIYDSKACINLIEKYPLYGKEKTLFANHLIALSMFDTPDDIWLYPDKY from the coding sequence ATGATTGGATATAAATATAGAGCTAATGCTATTGAAGGCAAAGATAGTACTCGCGACATTGAATCGCTCTTAAACGATGAAATATGGGCTTCATCATTTCGTAATTTGAATGATCCATTTGAAGCAACTTATACAGATGAAATCAGTAAAGTTTTGCCTATTTTCAACCAAGTTTTCAACGTTAACATTAGTGATATACAAAAGAATTGGAAAGAACTGATGACATTTAGAGATAAGTTGGGAATATATTCTCTATCAACATCTGATAAAGATTTCCCTGATAATGAATTAATGTGGGCTCACTATGCTAATTCTCATAAGGGCTTTTGTATCGCTTATGATGTTGAAAAATTAGAGGATAGTGAGAAATTTTCATTAGATGTTAATCGTATGACAATAAACTACTCTGAAAAACCTCCACAAATAGAGATAACCGACATAAAAAGCCCAAACTTCATTATTAAATTGTTTGGCACCAAGTCGCTAGTATGGCAATACGAGAAAGAGATAAGACTTCTATACACAAACTACGGAATGAAGAAGTATAATCCATTTGCTCTAAAAGCTATTTATTTCGGTTTGAACATGGATAAACAATATCAAGCACAAATTATAGAAAAATTAGAAAATAGAGATGTAAAGTTCTATAAAATGGAGCGAAAGGACAAGTCATATAATCTTGTACCAACATTGATTTGTGAAAATCAAAGAAAAATTGAAAATAAGTTATCGTCTGACCAATACGAGATATTAAAAATAGAACACAATCATACAGTTGAGAATTTTCATGTTTTGTATAAAGGAATTAAAAAAGACAAGGAATCCTTGATAATTTTCTCTTCTAAATTCAGAGAACAGTATGCGACAAAACCTTCAAATATAAATATCTATGACAGTAAGGCTTGTATTAATTTAATTGAAAAGTATCCTCTATATGGTAAAGAAAAAACTTTATTTGCTAATCATTTAATTGCACTATCTATGTTTGACACTCCAGATGACATTTGGTTATACCCAGACAAATACTAG
- a CDS encoding relaxase/mobilization nuclease domain-containing protein yields the protein MIAKIIKGADFGGVINYMLSKEKGKAKVLASNNIGFIDQNLCAHEFTLQASMRPNVQKPVCHTILSFSASDAERLTDDVMVKIANEYLEKMGYGDTQSLIVRHSDRLHPHLHICINRIGNDGKTISDCNEKYRSTKICRELTERYGLTLSEGKKAVNRQQLRGEDKLRYEIFDAIKVVLLQSKNWKDFVTDLNKQGITTRFKTKGNTDVVQGIIFEKDGCSFSGSKIDCSCSFSRLNAEIERNIQQAQQHLSKEPMAHSIDESGFASDLSDALGEVFTMPMPSGSVDVDELRFQKKLRNRANCKRRI from the coding sequence ATGATAGCCAAGATTATCAAAGGCGCAGACTTCGGAGGAGTTATCAATTATATGCTTAGCAAAGAGAAAGGAAAAGCTAAGGTTTTAGCGAGTAATAACATTGGTTTTATCGACCAAAACTTATGCGCTCACGAGTTCACCCTTCAAGCCTCTATGCGCCCGAACGTGCAGAAGCCAGTCTGCCACACGATACTCTCGTTCTCTGCTAGCGATGCCGAGCGATTGACAGATGATGTGATGGTGAAGATTGCCAATGAGTATTTAGAGAAAATGGGCTACGGAGACACGCAGAGCCTTATCGTAAGGCACAGCGATCGTCTGCATCCGCACTTGCACATTTGCATCAATCGCATTGGCAATGATGGCAAGACCATCAGTGACTGCAATGAGAAATACCGCTCTACGAAGATTTGCCGAGAACTGACTGAGCGTTATGGTTTGACACTTAGCGAAGGGAAAAAGGCGGTAAACCGCCAACAACTGAGAGGCGAAGACAAATTACGCTATGAGATATTCGATGCCATCAAGGTTGTGTTGCTCCAATCAAAGAATTGGAAAGACTTTGTCACAGACTTAAACAAACAAGGCATTACCACTCGTTTCAAGACGAAAGGCAATACGGATGTTGTGCAAGGTATCATCTTCGAGAAGGACGGTTGCAGTTTCAGTGGCTCAAAGATAGACTGTTCCTGCTCTTTCTCGCGCCTCAATGCAGAGATAGAGCGAAACATTCAGCAGGCACAGCAACATCTATCGAAAGAGCCAATGGCACATTCGATAGATGAGAGCGGATTTGCAAGCGACTTATCCGATGCACTTGGCGAAGTCTTTACGATGCCTATGCCTAGCGGAAGTGTGGACGTTGATGAACTTCGCTTCCAAAAGAAACTTCGCAACAGAGCCAACTGCAAACGTAGAATTTAA